Genomic DNA from Candidatus Lokiarchaeota archaeon:
TCAAATTTCATGACTGTGACGAAGAATTGAATAGAGTTAGTGGACTGTGAAGTACCAGTGGTCCGCATGGTACATGAGGAAACCGAGTACGTTGGTTATGATGGTAAACGGATGTTTATGCATCTATGGAGGCCTTCTGACAACAAACCTCGGGCGCTTGTAGTGGCTGTCCATGGTATCGGGAGCCATGGAGGAGACATGAAGAGAGTAGGCGAGTTTCTGGCAGAACGAGGGGTGGCAGTATTTGCTCCAGATATGAGAGGTTTTGGGCATTTTGAAGGAATGAAGGGCCATGTAATGGATTTCGACGAGTATAACGAAGATATGTGCAATATTGTCATGCAAATCAAAGACCAGTACAAGAACAGGTTAACCTTCGCCTATGGTCACTCATTGGGAGGATTGCATGTTATCCGTTATGTAGTGCGATATCCTAACGAAATAGATGGAATGATGCTCTCTGCTCCAGCTGTTTCCGAAACGCTTGACATTGGTAAGGCAACGAGATTGCTTGGAAGAGTGCTATCAGTCCTGAATGTCAAGTGGTACATGGATAATGAAGTCAAATTTGATTGTCTCACAAGAAACAAAGAAGCCATAGAACGGCATAAGCAAGATGACCTGCGTTTCGACAAAGTAACGCCACGGTTCGGCATCGAAGCTTTGCAAGCAAGAGCTGAAGGGTTCGAATCAGCCGAGCGAATCAGGGTGCCGGTATTGATGCAACAAGGGGGAGACGACAAGCTGGTATCTCCAGAGAAGAACAGGGAATTCTTTGACAACATCGATATCGAGGACAAGACATGGAGATTCTACGAGGGTTTCTATCACGAACTCTTTGAAGAACCAGAAAATGAGCGAGTCCTTTCGGATTTATACTCCTGGCTAGACAAGAGACTAGTACGGTAAGAATTCTTACTGGGAAATGGATGTGTTCGCAATCGGAGAAAGTCGTCGATAGACTTGGTACGTTATCTTCGCTACACAGATTTGAGATCCCCAACTTGTATTTCTATTTGCAGAATCTACTCCTTTTTCACAAGAGCATTCGTGCCATATAGGACCAAAAAAAGAGAAGGGAGAGCCATGCCCCCCAGCTCTAGGGAGACATAACCCACCTTTTGTTTTATTCCTCTGGTAACAGTTCGTCCTTGTGCCCGAACAGGATGTGTGGTGGAATCAACAGCGCGGGCAATGATGTCAGGATGATCAGTACCCAAGCCATTGGCTCCAAGGGCATCGTATCGAACAATGGCTGCATGAACGGAGCATAGATTGTCATCAACGTCAGGATGATCGAGACCGCCACTGCAGCAAACAAAGCCGTGCTGTGACGGATCTCTGTGCGCCATATCGGGTGGTACTCATCTCGACAATTCCAGACGAATATCAGCTCGAACGTGACCACGCTGGCAAACACCGCTGTCCGTGCATGTCGTAGATTAGTCACATAAGGCTCGATGTCCCAATTGACCATCGGGCCGGTTAGGCCGGGTATATGGCCAATGTAGGTGTTCAGTGACCATAGGAACATGAAGCTCGACGCGAGGAATGCGACGAATCCTGCGACCAGGACGAAGGAAATCATTCCGCGATCCATCATCTTCTTGCCTGGTTCTCGCGGCGGTCGTTCCATCACGCCTCTGCTCGGTGGGTCAACACCAAGGGCCAAGGCCGGGAATCCATCCGTGGCGAGGTTCAGCCAGAGGATCTGTATGGGTGTGATTGGTAGAGGTAGGTTTGTTCTGTCGAATAGTCTCAGTGCTTTGCTTCAAACTCTGCTAGCTTCAGTATGTAATCGCGCATGGTTTCAGACATCTTTGTTGATGGATAGACGGCTTCGCCTGTTTTAGTTATATCGATATCAAAATCCAACTTTGAAAGGGCACTGCGCAGCTGTTCGAACTGTGACACCGTGCACTCAAGTCCAACCTCCACTCGTAATAATAGTTGAAACCCATAAGCTGTCAACCAGAGAGGTCTGAGGTTCACGGAATCTTCCCTATTGTCTACCCTCAGAGTGATTTCCTCGACTTCCTGAAGCCTAGCCTTAAGGATGCGAGGTATTCTCAGGGAAAGTTCTGGGCGGGAGTTCTCTTTCATTCCATCCAAATCAGCAGCTACAGTCGTACCACATGCATCTACTTGGCTGCA
This window encodes:
- a CDS encoding alpha/beta fold hydrolase is translated as MVHEETEYVGYDGKRMFMHLWRPSDNKPRALVVAVHGIGSHGGDMKRVGEFLAERGVAVFAPDMRGFGHFEGMKGHVMDFDEYNEDMCNIVMQIKDQYKNRLTFAYGHSLGGLHVIRYVVRYPNEIDGMMLSAPAVSETLDIGKATRLLGRVLSVLNVKWYMDNEVKFDCLTRNKEAIERHKQDDLRFDKVTPRFGIEALQARAEGFESAERIRVPVLMQQGGDDKLVSPEKNREFFDNIDIEDKTWRFYEGFYHELFEEPENERVLSDLYSWLDKRLVR